From the genome of Hymenobacter sp. PAMC 26628, one region includes:
- a CDS encoding LysM peptidoglycan-binding domain-containing protein, translated as MNTRFLLLGLLALAGAPAAAQRPAAAHPDVPAEMDALGLHLVLTEEAQRLVQLKADALCRHQPSFQARVDLADAAFPLIDQTLQQAGVPRDFRYLALQESALLPDAESAHGAVGYWQFKRETATGLGLRVDGAVDERKHLAASTRGAARYLSQSNAALRNWLDALLSYYTGLGGVKPYTLPTDAGATEMAITADTSPYVLMFLAQKVAYEPACGLNPHPARLRELPATPGQGLAQQAQALGVPPDALAAQNHWLLAATVPADGRPYTLVVPVATDAQAAAVLARQGQGASPDLPARPVADARHPAEVRVNGLRALIALPGETTADLARRGGQHLPRFLRDNDLRPFDAAVPGRPYYLEGKRDDAEVEYYVVQPNETVADVAQKFGVRRHALSNKNRLAPFEALRPGRVLWLQHTRPRNVAVEYRTSPETRAPSPVVVAAVPRPAAPVAALPDADPAGADDSADARAGWPAPLPTRPRRAAPLPTAGPTPTPAVVYQPAPSKPIPVPTPIPEVEEEEPTPPPAPAVPVRRPTPPAPETAPVVVRAPTRPVVTPAPARPVAPKPVPAAPVATAAPAVPSRYQVLPHEGVYAIARRYNLRPADLLAWNQLPPNAGLTVGQTLRLTPPTTAGAPSTTGIVYQPRAAPTPGTAPVTEAPATPAATTPAVWHAVLAGETLYSLSKRYAVSVSDLLAWNHKPDASVRLGEVLRMNAPPAR; from the coding sequence ATGAACACCCGCTTTTTGCTGCTGGGGCTACTGGCACTAGCCGGGGCCCCGGCGGCGGCCCAGCGCCCGGCCGCGGCCCACCCCGACGTGCCGGCCGAGATGGACGCCCTGGGCCTGCACCTGGTGCTGACGGAGGAGGCCCAGCGCCTGGTGCAGCTCAAGGCCGATGCGCTGTGCCGGCACCAGCCCTCGTTTCAGGCGCGCGTCGATTTGGCCGACGCCGCGTTTCCGCTCATCGACCAAACCTTGCAGCAGGCGGGCGTGCCGCGCGATTTCCGGTACCTGGCCTTGCAGGAAAGCGCCCTGCTGCCCGACGCCGAAAGCGCGCACGGCGCGGTGGGCTATTGGCAGTTCAAGCGCGAAACTGCCACCGGCCTGGGCCTGCGCGTGGACGGCGCCGTGGACGAGCGCAAACACTTGGCCGCCAGCACCCGCGGGGCCGCCCGCTACCTCAGCCAGAGCAATGCCGCGCTGCGCAACTGGCTCGACGCGCTGCTGAGCTACTACACCGGCCTGGGCGGCGTGAAGCCCTACACCCTGCCCACCGACGCCGGGGCCACCGAAATGGCCATTACGGCCGACACGTCGCCCTATGTGCTAATGTTCCTGGCCCAAAAGGTGGCCTACGAGCCCGCCTGCGGCCTGAACCCGCACCCGGCGCGGCTGCGCGAGTTGCCCGCCACGCCGGGCCAGGGCCTGGCCCAGCAGGCGCAGGCCCTGGGCGTGCCGCCCGACGCCCTGGCCGCCCAAAACCACTGGCTGCTGGCCGCCACCGTGCCCGCCGACGGCCGCCCTTACACCCTGGTAGTGCCCGTGGCCACCGATGCCCAGGCCGCCGCCGTGCTGGCCCGCCAGGGCCAGGGCGCCAGCCCCGACCTGCCCGCCCGCCCCGTGGCCGACGCCCGCCACCCCGCCGAGGTGCGCGTGAATGGCCTGCGGGCCCTCATCGCCCTGCCCGGCGAAACCACCGCCGACCTGGCCCGGCGCGGCGGCCAGCACTTGCCCCGCTTCCTGCGCGACAACGACTTGCGCCCGTTTGACGCCGCCGTGCCTGGCCGCCCCTACTACCTCGAAGGCAAGCGCGACGACGCGGAAGTGGAGTACTACGTGGTGCAGCCCAACGAAACCGTGGCCGATGTGGCCCAGAAGTTTGGGGTGCGCCGGCACGCGCTGTCCAACAAAAACCGCCTGGCCCCTTTTGAGGCCCTACGACCCGGCCGGGTGCTGTGGCTCCAGCACACCCGCCCCCGCAACGTGGCCGTGGAGTACCGTACCTCGCCCGAAACCAGGGCCCCCAGCCCCGTTGTCGTAGCCGCCGTCCCGCGCCCAGCCGCGCCCGTCGCCGCGCTGCCGGATGCGGACCCGGCCGGCGCCGACGATTCGGCGGATGCGCGGGCGGGCTGGCCGGCCCCGCTGCCCACGCGCCCCCGGCGCGCGGCGCCGCTGCCCACGGCGGGCCCCACGCCCACGCCCGCCGTGGTGTACCAGCCCGCCCCGTCGAAGCCCATTCCTGTGCCCACCCCCATTCCCGAGGTGGAGGAGGAAGAGCCCACGCCGCCGCCCGCTCCGGCCGTACCCGTGCGCCGGCCCACGCCACCAGCCCCCGAAACCGCCCCGGTAGTAGTGCGGGCCCCCACACGGCCCGTAGTTACTCCAGCCCCGGCGCGCCCGGTGGCACCCAAGCCGGTGCCCGCGGCACCCGTAGCCACGGCCGCGCCCGCCGTGCCCAGCCGCTACCAGGTGCTGCCCCACGAGGGCGTGTACGCCATTGCCCGCCGCTACAACTTGCGCCCCGCCGACCTGCTGGCCTGGAACCAGCTGCCGCCCAACGCCGGCCTCACCGTGGGCCAAACGCTGCGCCTGACGCCGCCGACCACCGCCGGGGCCCCAAGCACTACGGGCATCGTGTACCAGCCAAGGGCCGCACCGACACCAGGCACCGCGCCAGTGACGGAAGCCCCGGCTACCCCAGCCGCTACGACGCCCGCTGTGTGGCACGCAGTGCTGGCTGGCGAAACCCTCTACAGCCTCTCGAAGCGCTACGCAGTGAGCGTAAGCGACCTGCTGGCCTGGAACCACAAACCCGACGCCAGCGTGCGCCTGGGCGAAGTGCTGCGCATGAACGCCCCGCCCGCCCGCTAG
- a CDS encoding fatty acid desaturase family protein translates to MKDLATSTDPGYAPVAAPSGFHQFAARYVQDERDLPFVYLLLQISLTMLPLAGLLFTPALHGAAWWVAAGLYFFLGTFYFKGPLGLMMHCTTHRPLFKKAHKWLNKFTPWVVGPLFGQTPETYFTHHMGMHHPENNMPDDESSTMFYQRDSAWGFLHYLGDFLVLGVARLVGYLGRTRKFTLRYRAVRGELAYAAVVLGLAFINLPATLVVFLGPLLVTRIVMMLGNWSQHAFIDGAAPDNCYTNSATCINTAYNHKCWNDGYHISHHLRPGLHWTDHPANFRQNVDKYAANDAVVFDGIHYLHIFAFLMLKRYDLLAKNFVNLGGRYGSDADVVVLLRARTQRIARPVLVAA, encoded by the coding sequence ATGAAAGACCTCGCTACCTCCACCGACCCGGGCTACGCCCCAGTAGCCGCCCCGTCGGGGTTCCACCAATTTGCCGCCCGCTACGTGCAGGACGAGCGCGACCTGCCGTTTGTGTATCTGCTGCTGCAAATTTCGCTTACCATGCTGCCGCTGGCGGGGCTGCTGTTCACGCCCGCCCTGCACGGCGCGGCGTGGTGGGTAGCGGCCGGGTTATATTTTTTCCTGGGCACGTTCTACTTCAAGGGGCCCCTGGGGCTGATGATGCACTGCACCACGCACCGCCCGCTGTTCAAAAAGGCGCACAAGTGGCTCAATAAGTTTACGCCCTGGGTGGTGGGGCCCCTGTTTGGCCAAACCCCGGAAACGTACTTCACCCACCACATGGGGATGCACCACCCCGAGAACAATATGCCCGACGACGAGAGCTCGACCATGTTTTACCAGCGCGATTCGGCCTGGGGTTTTTTGCACTACTTGGGCGATTTTTTGGTGCTGGGCGTGGCGCGGCTGGTGGGCTACCTGGGCCGCACCCGCAAGTTCACGCTGCGCTACCGGGCGGTGCGCGGCGAGCTGGCTTACGCGGCCGTGGTGCTGGGCTTGGCGTTCATTAACCTGCCGGCCACGCTGGTCGTGTTCCTGGGGCCCCTGCTGGTCACGCGCATCGTGATGATGCTTGGCAACTGGAGCCAGCACGCCTTCATCGACGGCGCCGCGCCCGACAACTGCTACACCAACAGCGCCACCTGCATCAACACGGCCTACAACCACAAGTGCTGGAACGACGGTTACCACATCAGCCACCACCTGCGCCCCGGCCTGCACTGGACCGACCACCCCGCCAACTTTCGCCAAAACGTGGACAAGTACGCCGCCAACGACGCCGTGGTGTTCGACGGCATCCACTACCTGCACATCTTCGCCTTCCTCATGCTGAAGCGCTACGACTTGCTGGCCAAGAACTTCGTGAACCTGGGCGGCCGCTACGGCTCCGACGCCGACGTGGTGGTCCTGCTGCGCGCGCGCACCCAGCGCATTGCCCGGCCGGTGCTGGTGGCGGCGTAA